The sequence ATCTCCTGGCCGCCGGCGAACATCCGGGCCGCGGAGTGGAGCGAGTCGGCGTTGCTGCCGTCGATGATGGCCGGCTGCGCGGCCAGGGCGGGCGCCGCGGCGACGAACGCCGAAAGGAAAACACCGGAGACGACTACGCCGGTTCGCGCGATACGCACTTTAGGATCAACCTCCAGCCGCGGACCGGGGCCTCGCGGTGACGGGGTGGTCAAGGACACACCTACCGTCACCGCTGTGGGTGATTCTCCGAAACCCGCCGATAGTCGGTTGATCAAGGACGCGACTTTCGTCGTGCGCCGTCCGGCCCAGCGTGCTGCCAACCGAGTGACAACGACGCCGGCGATGTCAGCGAATCGCTCACGGGCGCGACGACGTCTCGTTAAAGTCCCGCTCGATGGGGCCAGAAGTGCGGTTTCACCTGCTCGGACCGCTGACCGTGACGGTCGGCGGCCGGCCGCTGCCGCTCGGCGGGGCGAAGCAGCGGGTACTGCTGGCGCACCTGCTGCTCAACGCCAACCGGACGGTCACGCCCGGCCAGCTCGTCGAGATCATCTGGCCGCGGGAACCACCGACGTCGGCCACCGCCAACCTGCAGACCTACGTCTGGCGCCTGCGCCGCCTGCTGCCGGACACGCTCCTGCGCACCCACGGGCCGGGGTACTCGCTCGCCGTCGATCCCGACGCCGTCGACGCGCACCGGTTCACCCGGCTCGTCGGCGACGCGAAGCGCGCGGACCGCCCCGAAGCCGCGCTGGCACTGCTGGCCGAAGCCGAAGCGCTGTGGCTCGGCGATCCCCTCGAGGACCTGCCCACCGCGCCCGCGTGGGACGCCGAACTCGGCCGGCTCGTCGAGAACCGGCTGGCCGCGGTCGAGGAACGGCTGGCGTTGCAGGTGTCGCTGGGCCGGCACGACCCGGCGATCGCGGAGCTCACCGTGCTGCTCGCCGAGCACCCGTACCGGGAACGCCTGTGGCAGCAGTACTTGCTCGCGCTCACCGGCGCGGGCCGCCGGGCCGAAGCGCTGCGCGCGTACTCGACCGCGCGGGAGCGCCTGGTCACCGAACTCGGCGTCGAACCGGGGCCGGAACTGCGGGCGCTGCAGGCCGCGATCCTGTCCGGCGAGCCGCTTCAGGCGCCTTCGCCGGAGCCCCGGCCGGTGCGGCAGCTCCCGGCGGACCTGCCGGACTTCACCGGCCGCGAAGACTACGTCCGGGAGCTGGAAACCGCCGTCGGCCCGGCGCCGGTGGTGCTGACCGGCGCACCGGGCACCGGCAAGACGGCGCTCGCCATGCACGTCGCCCACCGCCTCGCCGAGCGGTACCCGGACGGCCAGCTGTACGTCGACCTGGCCGGCACCGGCACCCCGCGCGAGCCGGCCGAAGTGCTCGCCGACTTCCTGCACGCGCTGGGCGTCACCGGGAACGCCGTGCCGGCCGGGCTCGGCCAGCGGGCGGCGCTGTTCCGCTCGCGGCTGGCGGGCCGTCGGATGCTGCTCGTGCTCGACGACGCCGCCACGGCCGCGCAGGTCCGGCCGCTGCTGCCCGCCGACGCCGGGTGCGCCGTGCTGGTGACGACGCGCGGGCGGCTGCCGGAGCTGGAAGGCGCGAAGCACGTCGAGCTCGGCGTGTTCGGCGAACGCGAGGCCTCGGCGCTGCTCGCCGGCGTCGCGGGCGCGGACCGGGTCGTCGGCGAACCGGCCGAAGCGGCGGCGATCGTGCGCTGCTGCGGCTACCTGCCGCTGGCGATCCGGATCGCCGGCGCGCGGCTGGCCGGGCGGCAGGCGTGGAGCCTGCGGACGCTGCACGACCGGCTCGCCGACGAGTCGAGCCGGCTGAGCGAGCTGCGCGTCGGCGACCTCGGCGTCCGGCCGAGCTTCGAGCTGAGCCTGCGGCAGCTGCCCGCGCGGGCGCGGACCGCGTTCTGCCGCTCGGCGGTGCTGGGCGCGCAGGACTTCCCGAGCTGGGTGGTCGACGCGGTGCTCGGCCGCGACGACACGCACGAGGTGCTCGACGTGCTCGTCGACGCCAACCTGGTTTCGCTCGCGGGCCGGGACGCCGGCGGGCAGCCGCGCTACCGGCTGCACGACCTGCTTCGGTGCTACGCGGCGGAATTGCTGGCGGAGGAACCGGTTGCGACGCAGCGGGAAACGCTTTCCCGCGTGCTGTCGGTGCTGCTGGCGCTGGCGAAGACGGCCGCCGCGGGCCTGCCCCCGGCGTTCGGCGCGATGACGGGCCCCGCGCTGCCCGCCGCGAGCCCGAAACTGCCCGCCGCCCCGCTGGAGTGGTTCACGGCCGAACGCAAGCTCCTCGCCGGCGCGGTCCAGCTCGCGGCGGACGCGGGTCTCGACGAACTGGCCTGGCAGCTGACGGCGGCGGCGGTCCCGTTCTACGACCTGCGCGGCGCGTACGACGAGTGGCGCCGCAGCCACCTGACCGCGCTGGCGGCCGTCGAGGCGGCGGGGAACCGGGCGGGCGCCGCGGTGCTGCACCGCGGCCTCGGCCAGGTCCGGCTGTACCACGACGAATACGAGGCGGCGGTCGGGGACATGGACCGCTCGGCGGCGCTGTTCCGTTCGCTGGGCGACGTCCGTGGCGAAGCGCTGGCGGTGGCGGGCCTCGGCACGGTCGCGCGGGTCCGGGACCAGCCCCGCGAGGCCCTCGGCCACTACCGGCGGGCTCTGACCGGTCTCGAGCGCGCGGGTGACCGCACCGGCGTTGCCCAGATGCGCAACGCGATCGGCTCGACGTACGCGCTGCTGGGCGAGTTCACCGAGGCGGAGACGTGGCTGCGGCGGGCCCGTGACCTGGCGCGGGAGATCGAGGACCCGCACCGGGAGGCGAAGGTGCTGACGGAGCTGGGCACCCTGCACCGCGACGCCGGGAGGTTGCCGGATTCGCTGGCGTGCTTGCGGTTGGCGCTGAGCATCCTGGAGGACCTCGACGACGAGCGGTGCAGCGCTTACGCGTTGCTCGGCATCGGGCAGACGCTGTTGAAGGCGGGGGAGCCGGTGCAGGCCCGCGGGGTGTGCGACCGGGCGCTGCGCGTGTTCCGGGAAACCGGGAACCGGCAAGGGGAAACGACCGGGCTGGCGCTGCTGGAGCAGGCCCAGCGGCGGCGCAGCCCGTCGGCGGCGACCCGGGCTTGACCGCGGTGCGGGCAGGCCGGAATCGCACGAGCGGGCGCGCATCGCGGGCTGCTGCGGCCGCTGGTCCAGGCCCAGGTGGGATCGGGCG is a genomic window of Amycolatopsis lexingtonensis containing:
- a CDS encoding AfsR/SARP family transcriptional regulator, whose protein sequence is MGPEVRFHLLGPLTVTVGGRPLPLGGAKQRVLLAHLLLNANRTVTPGQLVEIIWPREPPTSATANLQTYVWRLRRLLPDTLLRTHGPGYSLAVDPDAVDAHRFTRLVGDAKRADRPEAALALLAEAEALWLGDPLEDLPTAPAWDAELGRLVENRLAAVEERLALQVSLGRHDPAIAELTVLLAEHPYRERLWQQYLLALTGAGRRAEALRAYSTARERLVTELGVEPGPELRALQAAILSGEPLQAPSPEPRPVRQLPADLPDFTGREDYVRELETAVGPAPVVLTGAPGTGKTALAMHVAHRLAERYPDGQLYVDLAGTGTPREPAEVLADFLHALGVTGNAVPAGLGQRAALFRSRLAGRRMLLVLDDAATAAQVRPLLPADAGCAVLVTTRGRLPELEGAKHVELGVFGEREASALLAGVAGADRVVGEPAEAAAIVRCCGYLPLAIRIAGARLAGRQAWSLRTLHDRLADESSRLSELRVGDLGVRPSFELSLRQLPARARTAFCRSAVLGAQDFPSWVVDAVLGRDDTHEVLDVLVDANLVSLAGRDAGGQPRYRLHDLLRCYAAELLAEEPVATQRETLSRVLSVLLALAKTAAAGLPPAFGAMTGPALPAASPKLPAAPLEWFTAERKLLAGAVQLAADAGLDELAWQLTAAAVPFYDLRGAYDEWRRSHLTALAAVEAAGNRAGAAVLHRGLGQVRLYHDEYEAAVGDMDRSAALFRSLGDVRGEALAVAGLGTVARVRDQPREALGHYRRALTGLERAGDRTGVAQMRNAIGSTYALLGEFTEAETWLRRARDLAREIEDPHREAKVLTELGTLHRDAGRLPDSLACLRLALSILEDLDDERCSAYALLGIGQTLLKAGEPVQARGVCDRALRVFRETGNRQGETTGLALLEQAQRRRSPSAATRA